A stretch of the Plasmodium berghei ANKA genome assembly, chromosome: 10 genome encodes the following:
- a CDS encoding HID1 domain-containing protein, putative: MGQSNAKHIYTVFDKSNPKKFDETDLYSELLYSYNNLKQYDFYFVNHIVDNVEHLTLFFKFLITTLERVLTGQDDKYINDCNVCIKICLCIFPVLQYNYKKKEIFNLMWKENNFENLVCTNYVCNNILILHIFNFLLIILFTENISINSRNQNDHNNYKHRNNIVLAKNTIDIYKLWLVKLVTYEDNAETSNIITTNNRNATFTNSINEYNINNKLNDENKNKEFFENEQTQNVGDNKEMNEEINKIDEWPNKNNILVNNSNENNKYIFTNDIKYIEYCEVSDRRDNDKDIIKYNNTIDLNLINNRINILKCLLILLSSYMYNDNNNYLEEKNMYLYLFTSGDIYFSSNLFISLLNVIYDNEFNYFNFYFYNDTYLEFYNLCIHVLNILIDFNPFVLQNNKKVHYINSALDYFFSVKKFSGKPKREAANEESVKSKKERAKNGEDNDNNSEQVGAKQLKRFYYFDSIICSYSSEESYNSSDSIKEYGNEGNSSKKSKVREAIYNLKRALKIKRNYLSINRYNSSANNEDTDYYEYIKNSKKIKYLQTRNIFLVMLRNLELNSIKYIYKGVLNMLISYKLYFENYEEDIFFINNYLCLFWNIMNNNKLLVKYVKNHNSSMFLFYILYILICFNNKRKKEMQLFSDIKKSEPLNGGSKSFNNNGNDEKHMNNIKTENLNNEKYFYNNEKFNISNKCDEFNIRKIDGLIYICLFIILKLSSNSIVCKNLNQKYNQKIKINSLIKNVHQFETYVDFLIYALCLLVNDNIYFLKFERIIDMSIIILTNISVYIKSMNIYSCECIINILKKILKKEWILSSQHHHYALFLLLDFINNILSHNLNDNYNLVYTIIKNRDVFVSINNLDVSLKDCFIFTPNLGKDYWVPTESWLSNWKNKLPLHFVNAIIYDLASMIEEECDKNEILDHNEVVNLIKNECSIIKNEKIPFIIRKYEKNIFLSKWVTNYIYFLLFFHFYKQNIFINNGIKFIF; encoded by the exons ATGGGGCAAAGTAATGCAAAACACATTTACACAGTTTTTGATAAATCGAATCCAAAGAAATTTGATGAAACTGATTTATATTCAGAACTATTATATTCCTATAATAATCTCAAACaatatgatttttattttgttaacCATATTGTAGATAATGTAGAACATTtgactttattttttaaatttttaataacaaCCCTGGAAAGAGTTTTGACAG GGCAggatgataaatatattaatgattgTAATGtgtgtataaaaatatgtttgtGTATTTTTCCAGTACttcaatataattataaaaaaaaagaaatatttaatttaatgtggaaagaaaataatttcgAAAATTTAGTATGTACAAATTATgtttgtaataatattttgatattacatatttttaattttttattaataatccTTTTTACtgaaaatataagtattaATAGTAGAAATCAGAATGATCacaataattataaacatcgaaataatattgtacTAGCCAAAAATActattgatatatataaactttGGCTAGTCAAATTAGTAACATATGAAGACAATGCTGAAACttcaaatattattacaacTAATAATAGAAATGCTACTTTTACAAATTcgataaatgaatataatataaataataaattaaatgatgaaaataaaaataaggaattttttgaaaacgAACAAACTCAAAATGTTGGagataataaagaaatgaatgaagaaataaataaaattgatgaatggccaaataaaaataatatattggttaataatagtaatgaaaataataaatacatatttacaaatgatataaaatatattgaatatTGTGAAGTTAGTGATAGAAGGGATAATGACAaagatattataaaatataataacactattgatttaaatttaattaataatagaataaatatattaaaatgtctattaatacttttaagttcatatatgtataatgataataataattatttagaagaaaaaaatatgtatttatatctttttacTAGTGgggatatatattttagttCCAACTtgtttatttcattattaaatgTAATTTATGATAAcgaatttaattatttcaatttttatttttataatgataCATATCTAGAATTTTATAACTTGTGCATTcatgttttaaatatattaatcgATTTTAATCCATTtgttttacaaaataataaaaaagtgcattatataaatagcGCTTTagactattttttttcggTCAAAAAATTTTCTGGTAAGCCAAAAAGGGAAGCAGCCAATGAAGAAAGCGTGAAAAGTAAAAAGGAGAGAGCGAAAAATGGAGAGGACAATGACAATAATTCTGAGCAAGTTGGTGCTAAGCAATTAAAGAGgttctattattttgattcaATTATATGCAGCTATTCTTCTGAAGAATCATATAATTCTTCTGATAGCATTAAGGAATATGGAAATGAAGGAAATAGTAGTAAAAAATCTAAAGTTAGAGAAgctatttataatttaaaacgcgctttgaaaataaagagGAACTATTTATCAATAAATAGATATAATAGTAGTGCAAATAATGAGGATACCGATTATTATgagtatataaaaaatagtaaaaaaataaaatatttacaaacaagaaatatatttttagttaTGTTACGAAATTTGGAACTAAattcaataaaatatatttataaaggtgttttaaatatgctaataagttataaattatactttgaaaattatgaagaagatatattttttataaacaattaTTTATGCTTGTTTTGgaatattatgaataacaataaattgcttgtaaaatatgtgaaaaatcataatagtagtatgtttttattttatatattatatatattaatatgttttaataataaacgAAAGAAAGAAATGCAATTGTTTTCcgacataaaaaaaagtgaacCATTAAATGGAGGAAGTAAAAGTTTTAATAACAATggaaatgatgaaaaacatatgaacaatataaaaactgaaaatttaaataatgaaaaatatttttataacaacgaaaaatttaatatatcaaacAAATGTGACGAATTTAATATTCGTAAAATTGATggattaatatatatatgcttatttataatattaaaattatcatcAAATTCAATTGtatgtaaaaatttaaatcaaaaatataatcaaaaaataaaaataaattcccttataaaaaatgtgcaCCAATTTGAAACTTATGTTgactttttaatatatgctTTATGTTTGTTAGTTAAtgacaatatatattttttaaagttCGAACGAATTATAGATATGtctattattatacttACAAATATCAgtgtttatataaaatcaaTGAACATATATTCCTGTGAAtgtataattaatattttgaaaaaaatattaaaaaaagaatggATATTATCATCACAACATCACCATTATgcattatttcttttactggattttatcaataatattttatctcacaatttaaatgataattataatcTTGTTTATACCATTATAAAGAACAGAGATGTTTTTGTTTCCATTAATAATTTGGATGTTTCCTTAAAagattgttttattttcactCCAAACTTAGGCAAAG ATTATTGGGTGCCCACCGAAAGTTGGTTATCCAACtggaaaaataaacttCCTCTTCATTTCGTTAATGCCATAATTTATGATTTGGCTAGTATG ATTGAAGAAGAGTGcgataaaaatgaaatattggATCATAATGAAGTcgtaaatttaataaaaaacgaatgctcaataataaaaaatgagaaaatACCGTTTATCataagaaaatatgaaaaaaatatttttctgtCTAAATGGGttacaaattatatatattttttattatttttccatttttataagcaaaatatttttataaataatggaattaagtttatattttaa
- a CDS encoding H/ACA ribonucleoprotein complex subunit 3, putative, translating to MYTLRYYLDENGKRVYTIKHIVNGNVTFSAHPCRFSPDDKFSSQRIAIKKRFNLL from the exons ATGTATACGCTAAGATATTATTTGGATGAAAATGGGAAAAGAGTTTATACTATCAAg cATATTGTCAATGGAAATGTAACATTTTCGGCCCATCCTTGCCGATTTTCCCCAGACGATAAATTTTCATCTCAAAGAATAGCCATTAAAAAGCGATTTAATTTGTTGTAG
- a CDS encoding SF-assemblin, putative yields the protein MKDIDISTSSEDNLNFYFGKKQNKMCNVNLFDSRLSEKKKNNKMESDNFYQDVKYDILRIERNINTEVKKRIEENKNIQQLIERSANDMINNVLNKITTKIENISLDLDKIIKKCEELEKGTGQIKVDLPTKIQAELITLKREIFDFHIIINKYLHNKKKRDNILFGKIENIDAYINSKIQSEISFKHEDLLILKNESEKLLNYDLDDDINFKNLFIDEIEEIKDALSLTIKEREKSDDDIIQAMNKYTSILQKALQSVIARSS from the exons atgAAGGATATTGATATTTCCACTTCTTCAGAAGATaacttaaatttttattttggaaaaaaacaaaataaaatgtgtaatgttaatttatttgaCTCAAGACtttcagaaaaaaaaaaaaataataaaatggaaagtgataatttttatcaggatgtaaaatatgatatattaagaattgaaagaaatataaatacagaagtcaaaaaaagaattgaagaaaataaaaatatacaacaATTAATTGAACGAAGTGCTAATgatatgataaataatgtactaaataaaataacaacaaaaatagaaaatatatctttagATTTagataaaattataaaaaaatgtgaagaATTAGAAAAAGGTACAGGACAAATAAAAGTTGATTTGCCTACGAAAATACAAGCTGAACTAATAACCTTAAAAAGAGAAATATTtgattttcatattattataaataaatatctgcataataaaaaaaaaagagataatatattatttggtaaaattgaaaatattgatgcatatataaatagtaaaattCAAAGTGAAATATCTTTTAAACATGAAGATTTATTAATtcttaaaaatgaaagtgaaaaattattaaattatgatTTGGATGAcgatattaattttaaaaatttatttattgatGAAATTGAAGAAATTAAAGATGCTCTTAGTTTAACAATAAAAGAGAGAGAAAAATCAGATGATGATATTATACAG gCAATGAATAAATACACAAGCATTTTGCAAAAGGCGTTACAATCGGTCATTGCACGAAGCAGTTAA
- a CDS encoding HP12 protein homolog, putative, giving the protein MTICSGCGITTGANICCPVCLKHNKEAFYCSQECFEKNYNDHKNIHYFIKLTNNDDLHKKNIYENDKSPISNNPNLSIIILDEEIEKDKLNGNTKLNNYFLKKKKSDSSTMDGEGMNVIIDGLNNEMLNIENIGKKNDMHIFQENQNKGNAVFFTRETNLNNVQNDGDNIEYNQNTKNLMFENYQRKKNYHKYNNVKNYYLFDTMDNKSKDQENESINKTKFSKNFFKNNKISSYINTIAGYIYSYKYNIILPYYQDIQNKDDKINVKNNNKTRVKLTDKKIMELKKQFKTKKIFKIAILLILISIIVIISTCVFSYILETSQKNILMNSENRLNQKNNTNKDSEVADLKSYITAFEELRQEIYEMKEVLYAHNIQINKNFHLNNSYSIFENFSKIKPITQIPHNKRVADKLNSLTSHSFYDNNLINSNTIFENDTPNSQNNIHPPAPLVQHQYEVNAIHELKHTNNYKINVDNIDEKNNSLIPEELQPFNAPHIQNVGNFDETDKSQNYTHTIHLEKENEQNISDKESMKTNEYSNQIDDININESLQNKPNNLLTNQNINTEYEQATEIRPIINEENPTTKNYIAQDNTYVNENENIIHNHDIKEKHKKNSFQIDDNENRENNDRKNNINKPNKKKQNTI; this is encoded by the coding sequence ATGACGATCTGTTCAGGATGTGGAATAACCACAGGTGCTAATATATGTTGTCCTGTTTGTTTGAAACATAATAAAGAAGCATTTTATTGCTCCCAAGAAtgttttgaaaaaaattataatgatcataaaaatattcattacTTTATAAAACTTacaaataatgatgatttacataaaaaaaatatatacgaAAATGATAAGAGCCCAATTAGTAATAATCCCAATTTAtctataataattttagacgaagaaattgaaaaagataaattaaatggAAATACAAAACtaaacaattattttttaaaaaaaaaaaaatccgATAGTAGCACTATGGATGGTGAAGGAATGAACGTGATAATTGACGGCCTTAACAATGAAATGTTAAATATCGAAAatattggaaaaaaaaatgatatgcatatttttcaagaaaatcaaaataaaggaaatgcagttttttttacaagGGAAACTAACTTAAATAATGTACAAAATGATGGGGATAATATAGAGTATAATCAAAATACcaaaaatttaatgtttGAAAATTAccaaagaaaaaaaaattatcataaatataataatgttaaaaattattatttatttgatacTATGGATAATAAATCTAAAGATCAAGAAAATGAAagtattaataaaacaaaatttagtaaaaatttttttaaaaataataaaatttcatCTTATATTAACACTATTGCaggttatatatattcatataaatataatattatattgcCATATTATCAagatatacaaaataaagatgataaaataaatgtcaaaaataataataaaaccaGAGTTAAATTAActgacaaaaaaattatggaacttaaaaaacaattcaaaactaaaaaaatatttaaaattgcGATTTTACTTATTCTTATTTCTATTATAGTTATTATATCTACTTGTGtcttttcatatatattagaaacatctcaaaaaaacattttaatgAATTCTGAAAATCGattaaatcaaaaaaataatactaatAAAGATTCTGAAGTAGCTGATTTGAAATCATATATAACTGCATTTGAAGAATTACGACAGGAAATTTATGAAATGAAAGAAGTTCTATATGCTCacaatatacaaataaataaaaattttcatcttAACAACTCATATAgtatatttgaaaattttagtAAAATAAAGCCAATTACTCAAATTCCACACAATAAAAGAGTAGcagataaattaaatagtTTAACTTCACACTCtttttatgataataatttgattaATTCAAACACgatttttgaaaatgataCACCAAATTCACAGAATAATATTCACCCCCCAGCCCCGTTAGTACAACACCAATATGAAGTTAATGCTATTCACGAATTAAAACATACaaacaattataaaataaatgtagataatattgatgaaaaaaacaattcaCTAATACCCGAAGAATTACAACCATTTAATGCACCTCATATACAAAATGTCGGGAATTTTGACGAAACTGATAAATCCCAAAATTACACACATACTATTCACCtcgaaaaagaaaatgaacaaaatatttcagATAAAGAATCGATGAAAACAAATGAATATTCTAACCAAAttgatgatataaatataaatgaaagcCTACAAAATAAAcctaataatttattaacaaatcAGAATATTAATACCGAATATGAACAAGCTACCGAAATAAGGCCAATtataaatgaagaaaacCCAACTaccaaaaattatattgcACAAGATAACACCTATGtgaatgaaaatgaaaatataatacataatcatgatataaaagaaaagcataaaaaaaattcatttcAAATAGATGATAATGAAAACCGTGAAAACAATGAtaggaaaaataatattaataaaccaaataaaaaaaagcaaaataCGATTTAA
- a CDS encoding protein-L-isoaspartate(D-aspartate) O-methyltransferase, putative gives MYALVENNHRDLINNLKRRGIIDDDDVYDTMLQVDRGRYIKESPYVDTPIYISHGVTISSPHMHALSLKRLMNALKPGSRAIDVGSGSGYLTVCMAIRTNVLENKNSFVIGIERVKDLVDFSIENIKKDKPELLNIENFKIIHKNIYQVNEKEQKELGLFDAIHVGASASELPDILINLLAENGKLIIPLEEGRTQVLYEITKKNGKIIKDRLFDVCFVTLKKN, from the exons ATGTATGCTTTAGTAGAAAACAATCACAGagatttaattaataatctAAAAAGAAGAGGAATAATTGACGATGATGATGTATATGATACTATGTTACAG GTGGATCGAGGCcgatatataaaagaaagtCCATATGTAGACACTCCGATTTACATTAGCCATGGCGTAACTATATCTTCTCCGCACATGCATGCCTTATCTTTAAAACGGCTTATGAATGCATTGAAGCCTGGATCAAGGGCAATTGATGTTG GATCGGGATCGGGATACCTTACTGTGTGCATGGCTATACGGACCAACGttttggaaaataaaaattctttTGTTATTGGAATAGAGCGAGTAAAGGATTTAGTGGATTTTtcaattgaaaatataaaaaaagataaaccagaattattaaatatagaaaattttaaaattattcacaaaaatatataccaagtaaatgaaaaagaacaAAAAGAATTAGGATTATTTGATGCTATTCATGTCGGTGCATCTGCTAGTGAACTTCctgatatattaataaatttattagcAGAAAATGGGAAACTAATAATACCATTAGAAGAAGGACGAACACAAGttttatatgaaattacaaaaaaaaatggaaaaattattaaagaTCGATTATTTGATGTTTGTTTTGTCActttaaagaaaaattaa
- a CDS encoding RNA methyltransferase, putative, translating into MSDNKNDVKKLINKEQKKKRRIEKEKIESERNGQEENNDHTKNIYDNLPDQSEKKSRDSQEEKNDHVKNICDNLPDQSEKKSGDGQEKEGKLKNENNKNKETDSSIVNENEKKIKKINEEIKEFIPKRIPNISRDLSVDVSVAIPATIINNKNDVIKSYISSYLARIFTIFSISKIYIYDDGFELNRNERNEIKNSISQKTNKDHPSCSSTEKNENNKKYEYSYLCKYLHFNLQYLETPQYLRKHIFPITNFLKHSGLMSPVDAPHHLRSDEWLPFREGVVIKKNSNNIIVDVGLFSNVLVENIYNINVGTRVTILFNSDGFNNFKNKNTKNLFIGKVIHPSMPKLYNIYWGYTIQILKNITDVFDIQVDCIIGTSERGDPIQDLKTQIKNAKSILIVFGNRDGVEDLFIKEREIKKNKMYTGKKRIKVLNKILKKFDYFINTCPKQTSRTIRTEEAISITLSLFQSILN; encoded by the exons atgagTGACAACAAAAATGATGTAAAGAAGCTCATTAATAAggagcaaaaaaaaaaaaggaggatagaaaaggaaaaaattgAAAGCGAACGAAATGGCcaagaagaaaataatgacCACACTAAGAATATTTATGACAATTTACCTGATCagtcagaaaaaaaaagtaggGATAGTCAGGAAGAAAAGAATGATCATGTTAAGAATATTTGTGACAATTTACCTGACCagtcagaaaaaaaaagtggaGATGGTCAGGAAAAAGAGGGAAAGCTAAAAAAtgagaataataaaaataaagaaactGATAGTAGTATtgtaaatgaaaatgaaaaaaaaataaagaagataaatgaagaaattaAAGAATTTATACCAAAAAGAATACCAAATATTAGTAGAGATTTAAGTGTGGATGTTTCAGTAGCAATACCAGCAACaattataaacaataaaaatgatgttATAAAATCGTATATATCAAGCTATTTAGCTAGAATATtcacaattttttcaatttctaaaatatatatatatgatgatGGATTTGAATTAAATCGTAATGAACGAAATGAAATCAAAAATAGCATTTCACAGAAAACAAACAAAGATCATCCTTCTTGTTCAAGtacagaaaaaaatgagaataataaaaaatatgaatactCTTATTTATGCAAATATCTACATTTTAATCTACAATATTTAGAAACGCCACAATATTTAcgaaaacatatatttcctattacaaattttttaaaacattcTGGGCTTATGAGCCCAGTAGATGCACCTCATCATTTAAGAAGTGATGAATGGCTTCCATTTAGGGAAGGAgttgttataaaaaaaaattcaaataatataattgttGATGTTggtttattttcaaatgttttggtagaaaatatttataatataaatgttgGAACTAGGgttactattttatttaattcagatggttttaacaattttaaaaataaaaacacaaaaaatttatttataggAAAAGTTATACATCCATCAATGCcaaaattgtataatatttattggGGATATActatacaaattttaaaaaatatcacaGATGTGTTTGATATACAAGTAGATTGTATTATTGGTACATCTGAGAGAGGTGATCCTATTCAGGATCTTAAAActcaaattaaaaatgctaa atCTATCCTAATAGTGTTTGGAAATCGAGATGGAGTAGAAGATTTGTTTATCAAAGAAcgagaaataaaaaaaaacaaaatgtatactggaaaaaaacgaataaaagttttgaataaaatattaaaaaaatttgacTATTTCATAAATACATGTCCAAAACAAACTTCAAGAACAATAAGAACTGAAGAAGCAATAAGTATAACATTGTCTCTATTTCAAAGCATtcttaattaa